Genomic DNA from Alicyclobacillus fastidiosus:
ACCAGGTGGTTCACATCGTCTATCTTCATTTGACTGCCGATGTGATGGTGTTGACTCCGTTTGTCTCGTCGCCGACCGTCATCGAGACGCGAGCTCCGATCGCCTATTTGGTCATGAATGGCCCCGTGCCGAACGCTTACTATGGGACTGGTAGCACGGATCGCTCGTATCCACCCTCTTCCACGGCAAAGGCAAAACCTTGACGGTGTCGTCGCGCGCGTTCGGTATCGACAAAATAGAGGAACAATTGCCAGCAATCGCGCTTCTTCGACAGGATTTTCTTTCTGTGATGAAGAATTGAAATCGACAGAAAGATTAAAAAGGCATTGCATGGGGAGGCAACTCAATTGAACGACCAGTACGACAACGACGAATTACCAGTACGCGAGCTGGGCGACGCCAGTGAAACTGACTCGGTTCGAGCTGGCCAAGAGGGTGAAGAAGAGGCGTTTCGTGCGATTGGTTTCGACGAAACCTCGAGCGCGGGGGAGGAAATCTCTGCTGCGAGCGAGGAAATCTCTGCTGCCAATGACGAAGTCTCCGCCGCGTTGGCGAGTGACGCGTTTGCCGGGGCGTTTACAGCGCGCGAAAAGACGTCGGCCAAGCAATCTGTGCGCATGAAACGATATCTTTCAATTCGCTGGAAGGTCGGCGGGTCATTTGCAATCGTGCTCTTGATGACCATCATCATCGGTATTGTTGCAGTACTGCGCCTCGTGTCGCTGCAGAATCAGGTGCAGACGTTGGCCACGCAAAACCTCCAAGTCGTGCAGCAGTCCAATGCCTTAGAGCAGGAATTGCTGACGTTGCAGGTGGACGTGCGCGGGTATTTGATCACGGGCAACTCGCAACTGATGTCGGATTACAACGATATCACGAGTAAGTATTTGGACTCATTTACGGCACTTAGCAACCTATTAAAATCGAATCCGGCTGCGCAAGCAGCTCTGCGTCAAACTCAAAGTGGATTTACGGACTATGTCAACTACGCGGACGGACTCGTCAACCTTCGCAACAGCGGACAAGGCGCTGCTGCAATTGAACAAGAATCGGCAGGCAAGGGCGATGCTGCCTCGAGTAAGGCAAATACGGGCCTGAACAGCATCGTCTCACAGTCGCAGGCATCCGCCGAACAAACGGCACAAAAATTGAAGATGACGGTTGACGAGACGATGATCGTCCTCGCCATCCTCACCGCCATCGCTATCGTCGTCGGCCTGTTGGCGGGGATTCCGGCGACGATGAGCACGCCTCGAAACATCAATCGCGTGACGCGCATTCTCAAGGAAATCGCCTCCGCTGGAGGAGACTTGACGAAGCGCATCGACGGCGTCAAAAGCCATGATGAAGTGGCGATGCTCGCGCAAGCCACCAACGATCTCCTCGCCTCCATCTCGGGCCTGGTCTCCAATATCGGACGTTACTCCGATACATTGGCGGCGAGTGCAGAGCAGATGACGGCGAGCACCGATGAAACGGCTCGCGCGGTCAACGAGATCGCGACGACCGCAGGGGATTTTGCAGGGGTCAGCGAACAGGCTGTCGCCGCATTGGACGAGTTGAATGGGGCGCTCGTCTCCATTCAGAATCACGGGAACGACACGGCGGCGCGGGCTGACAATGTCGCGACTGCGGTCCAGAATGTCTCCGAGACGACAGAGCGCGGCCGCGAGCTCGTCGATCAGGCACAGAGCTCCATGCAGTCGATGCAAGAAATGACGGAGCGCGCACACGCAAGCGTGCAGGATTTGAGCGAGTCTTCGGAAGCCATCGCAAATATTCTCGGAACCATTCGTACGATTGCTGAAGAAACCAACTTGTTGGCGCTCAACGCATCGATTGAAGCCGCCCGAGCAGGTGATGCGGGCCGCGGGTTTGCAGTCGTCGCACAAGAGGTGCGCAAACTCGCCGAACAAAGTCGCGAGGCGACGGCGCGCATCAACGAGATCATCGGCCGCAGCCTAGACCTCGTCGCGCAAGTGAGTTCGGCGATGGCCGAGGGCGTGCAGGCTGTACAAGGTGGTCGGCAGGCGTTTGAGCGGACGCAGAGCGCGTTTCTCGACATCCGATCCGCTGTCGAGGAAGTCGTGCCGTCTACGGTCGATATCGTAGAACGCACGGTCACGCAAAAAGATCTCATCAACTCGAGCCAAGAGCGCATTCGCAAGTTAAATGAGTTGATGGAGCAGGTGGCGGCGGGATCGCAGAACAATGCGGCGAGCAGTGAAGAGACGCTCGCGACGGTCGAAGAAATCGCGGCATCTTCGCATGAACTGGCGGAGATTGCACAGTCTCTTCAAAATGCGGTTGGTCGTTTCCAGGTGTGACGATTAGAAGCATCATCCGGTAGACCGAGTTGAATCCGTCCATGCGGTACGCGAAAGAGTGTATCGCATGGACGGATTTTTTTGCGTCGTCAGGGCGATGCTTTGCGGCAGTTGTGCTCCTTGACTGTCCCCTTTTTCGGAGGATTCGTGCCACACCATAGGCGTTTGCATATACTGTCGCAGCGGCCAGGGTTTCATGGTTCTATCAAGGAGGTATTGGCTTGAAAAAGTATGTGATTCAGCCTGGAGATACACTCTACCAAATCAGTCAGCGAACCGGTGTACGAGTGCCTTTATTACTTGCGTCTAATCCGCAAATCCAGAATCCAGGGCAGCTTATGGTCGGAACGACCATCGT
This window encodes:
- a CDS encoding methyl-accepting chemotaxis protein, which translates into the protein MNDQYDNDELPVRELGDASETDSVRAGQEGEEEAFRAIGFDETSSAGEEISAASEEISAANDEVSAALASDAFAGAFTAREKTSAKQSVRMKRYLSIRWKVGGSFAIVLLMTIIIGIVAVLRLVSLQNQVQTLATQNLQVVQQSNALEQELLTLQVDVRGYLITGNSQLMSDYNDITSKYLDSFTALSNLLKSNPAAQAALRQTQSGFTDYVNYADGLVNLRNSGQGAAAIEQESAGKGDAASSKANTGLNSIVSQSQASAEQTAQKLKMTVDETMIVLAILTAIAIVVGLLAGIPATMSTPRNINRVTRILKEIASAGGDLTKRIDGVKSHDEVAMLAQATNDLLASISGLVSNIGRYSDTLAASAEQMTASTDETARAVNEIATTAGDFAGVSEQAVAALDELNGALVSIQNHGNDTAARADNVATAVQNVSETTERGRELVDQAQSSMQSMQEMTERAHASVQDLSESSEAIANILGTIRTIAEETNLLALNASIEAARAGDAGRGFAVVAQEVRKLAEQSREATARINEIIGRSLDLVAQVSSAMAEGVQAVQGGRQAFERTQSAFLDIRSAVEEVVPSTVDIVERTVTQKDLINSSQERIRKLNELMEQVAAGSQNNAASSEETLATVEEIAASSHELAEIAQSLQNAVGRFQV